The following are from one region of the Brienomyrus brachyistius isolate T26 chromosome 4, BBRACH_0.4, whole genome shotgun sequence genome:
- the LOC125739926 gene encoding E3 ubiquitin/ISG15 ligase TRIM25-like, producing the protein MAELGYLLDLDQFNCPICLDLLKDPVAPSCGHSYCMSCIKGHWDQEDHVGVYSCPQCRQTFTPRPVLGRNTILAEVVENLKKTGLQAATPADHYAGPGDVECEVCTGRKRKAIKTCLVCLASYCETDLQLHNKLNQGKQHKLIDAIGHLQDKVCSQHDKLLEVYCRTDQQCICLLCVMDEHRGHDTVSAAAGRAEKEKQLKTMQKESEKKVKEKHKELQELRQAVDLLRSSAQSAVEDSERIFTEMIHSIERRRSEVIQLIRDQEKAAVSQAEQILKRLEQEIYEFRRRNTELKEFSHTEDHILFLQNCKSLFDIRDMSKVAFNPYCSFADVGTEVSVLKDQLEYLLKGDLLRNSVTELFFLEPKTREDFLQYACELTLDPNTLQRQLCLSEGNRVVTWVEDCQPYPDHPERFGFHQQVLCREGLTGCCYWEAEWSGTIGVYIAVSYNGIGRKGTADLFGRNDKSWSLFCSPTSYFFRHNDRKTAVHGPISSRIGVYLNFWTGTLSFYSISDTMTLLHRLQTTFTEPLYPGFYICRTGTAVKLCSL; encoded by the exons ATGGCAGAACTTGGATATCTCCTGGATCTGGATCAATTTAATTGTCCAATCTGTCTTGATCTGCTAAAAGATCCAGTGGCTCCTTCCTGTGGACatagttactgtatgagctgcattaagggacactgggatcaggaggatcatgttggagtttacagctgcccccagtgcagacagaccttcacacccagacctgttctgggcagaaacaccatactggctgaagtggtggagaacctgaagaagactggactacaagcagctactcctgctgaccattatgctggacctggagatgtggagtgtgaagtctgtactgggagaaaacgCAAAGCTATAAAAACCTGTCTAGTTTGTCTGGCCTCGtactgtgaaactgacctgcagcttcacaataAACTTAACCAAGGAAAGCAACACAAGCTCATTGATGCCATCGGACATCTGcaggacaaggtctgttcccaaCACGACAAACTTctggaggtctactgccgtaccgaccagcagtgtatctgtctgctgtgtgtgatggatgaacacagaggccacgatacagtctcagctgctgcaggaagggCAGAGAAAGAG AAGCAGCTGAAGACAATGCAGAAGGAATCAGAAAAGAAAGTCAAGGAGAAAcataaggagctgcaggagctgaggcAGGCTGTAGACCTTCTCAGG AGCTCtgcacagtcagcagtggaggacagcgagaggatcttcactgagatgatccactccattgagagaagacgctctgaggtgatacagctgatcagagatcaggagaaggctgcagtgagtcaggctgaacagattctgAAGAGACTGGAGCAGGAGATCTATGAGTTCAGGAGAAGAAACACAGAGTTAAAGGAGTTCTCACATACGGAGGATCACATCCTTTTCCTACAG AACTGCAAGTCTCTCTTTGACATCAGAGACATGTCCAAAGTTGCTTTTAATCCGTACTGCTCATTTGCGGATGTTGGAACAGAGGTCTCCGTTCTCAAAGACCAATTGGAATACCTCCTCAAAGGAGATTTACTCAGGAATTCAG TGACGGAACTCTTTTTCTTGGAACCTAAGACAAGAGAGGATTTCTTACAAT ATGCCTGTGAGCttacgctggaccccaacacccTCCAAAGACAGCTCTGCTTATCCGAGGGGAACAGGGTGGTCACGTGGGTGGAGGACTGCCAGCCGTATCCTGATCACCCGGAGAGATTTGGGTTCCACCAGCAAGTGCTGTGTAGAGAAGGCCTGACTGGGTGCTGCTACTGGGAGGCAGAGTGGAGCGGCACCATCGGGGTCTATATTGCAGTGTCATATAATGGGATAGGCAGGAAAGGCACAGCTGACCTCTTTGGGCGCAATGATAAATCCTGGAGTTTGTTCTGCTCTCCCACTAGTTACTTTTTCAGACACAATGATCGCAAGACTGCAGTGCATGGACCCATCTCCTCCAGGATAGGGGTGTATCTGAACTTCTGGACAGGAACCCTGTCCTTCTACAGCATCTCCGACACGATGACCCTCCTGCACAGGCTCCAGACCACATTCACAGAGCCCCTCTATCCTGGATTTTATATCTGTAGGACGGGaactgctgttaaactgtgctCTCTGTGA
- the eif1b gene encoding eukaryotic translation initiation factor 1b — MSTIQNLQSFDPFADATKGDDLLPAGTEDYIHIRIQQRNGRKTLTTVQGIANDYDKKKLVKAFKKKFACNGTVIEHPEYGEVIQLQGDQRKNICQFLLEVGIVKEEQLKVHGF, encoded by the exons ATGTCCACTATCCAGAACCTCCAATCTTTCG ATCCCTTTGCTGATGCAACCAAGGGTGACGACCTGCTCCCGGCCGGGACCGAGGATTACATCCACATAAGGATCCAGCAGCGGAACGGCCGCAAGACCCTGACCACCGTGCAAGGGATAGCCAATGACTACGACAAAAAGAAGCTTGTGAAGGCCTTCAAGAAG aaattcGCCTGCAATGGCACTGTGATCGAGCACCCGGAGTACGGGGAAGTTATTCAGCTTCAGGGAGACCAGCGGAAAAATATCTGCCAGTTCTTGCTTGAG GTCGGCATTGTCAAGGAAGAGCAGCTGAAGGTGCACGGGTTCTAA